The Methanoregula boonei 6A8 genome has a window encoding:
- the pstC gene encoding phosphate ABC transporter permease subunit PstC, with translation MKERADIHKSIFFGIAGITAILVFVIIGFLIYAAAPVLETSGIGFITNSVWNYDTNQYGIFIFLIDTIIVTALTLALAIPFGLLTAMYLAEWAPAWMEKIIRPIVELLVGIPSVVYGLFGVLILSTVFMDFLNPTVDHLLGFIPIFRNIHPNFHQGLFLSAAILAIMVIPTIVALSQEAMRGVSSEYREASIALGATQWETMRNVILPCAFPGIVTAVVLAMMRAMGETMAIVMLLGNTPIIPSSIFDVGYTMTAKILNDILYYVASPQPRAAIFGIAVVLFFMEMLAVAGVRLICSWAQRRS, from the coding sequence ATGAAGGAACGCGCCGACATACACAAGAGCATCTTCTTTGGTATTGCCGGCATCACTGCGATCCTCGTCTTTGTGATCATCGGGTTTCTGATCTATGCTGCCGCCCCTGTACTGGAAACGTCGGGGATCGGGTTTATTACAAATTCGGTCTGGAATTACGATACCAACCAGTATGGCATCTTCATCTTCCTGATCGATACCATCATCGTGACTGCACTCACCCTTGCCCTTGCCATTCCGTTTGGTCTTCTCACCGCGATGTACCTGGCAGAATGGGCACCAGCATGGATGGAGAAGATCATCCGGCCCATTGTGGAGCTGCTTGTCGGCATTCCCTCGGTAGTCTATGGACTGTTTGGAGTCCTTATCCTCTCCACGGTTTTTATGGACTTCTTAAACCCTACTGTTGATCATCTTCTCGGGTTTATCCCCATCTTCAGAAATATCCACCCAAATTTTCACCAAGGACTCTTCCTTTCCGCTGCCATCCTTGCCATAATGGTAATACCCACAATTGTTGCCCTGTCGCAGGAGGCGATGCGGGGAGTTTCATCTGAATATCGTGAAGCATCCATCGCGCTCGGAGCGACACAGTGGGAGACCATGAGGAACGTGATCCTCCCCTGCGCATTCCCGGGTATCGTTACAGCAGTCGTTCTTGCAATGATGAGGGCAATGGGAGAGACCATGGCAATCGTGATGCTCTTAGGAAATACACCCATAATCCCATCATCAATTTTTGATGTCGGATATACGATGACCGCGAAGATCCTCAATGATATCCTGTACTACGTCGCTTCTCCACAGCCCAGAGCCGCAATATTCGGGATAGCGGTTGTGCTCTTCTTTATGGAGATGCTGGCCGTAGCAGGTGTCCGGCTCATCTGCTCGTGGGCACAAAGAAGGTCCTAA
- a CDS encoding sensor histidine kinase, producing MKVRTRSRLILAAMAFIFLIGLSFITQFVILDSFRSIEKQQMSANVERVIANLNDQEKIVSANCRDWAGRDDTYAFAGAAGSSGNSSAFNQPLLLGTLDVDYLLIYNTSGDLVFSEGALNPDGTEEVVPQQLDGIIKDSIIPAGVPGGVSGRHGASFLNGAPVILAGYSIKGSNQSAPSRGTLVMVRVLNSKRIGDMESVLQIPAFTLAPASSGVSFGTFSDTDLQKMKKGGIVSQPVNNSLMGGTAMISGIEDRPTFLVVQVFTDRMVYSDVQTSILIIAASIVALSAIFIIAVQFLLQRFVLGPLSALDNDMQIIGRSGDLSRRIPEKGDEEIVSVTRAFNQMLADLEENQEELSVAQDELAQHNRKLEELNRKANLYLDIYLDVITYEILNSIMGLRGYAEYLTETAGEKEKRFLKKIVELAQKSSNVIRNIETISRIYKMQPGVVAVNLEEIIRKEAATRPDIQISVTNCNRRVLANDMLGVVFDNLFSNSLKFGGAGVAIEISATDNEQGVLEISVADNGPGIPDEMKPGIFDRFAKDSKTRSSYGLGLHIVKMLMDGYGGRIWADDRIHGDPSSGVAIRFTLNLAE from the coding sequence ATGAAGGTCCGTACACGCTCCCGGCTGATCCTGGCAGCCATGGCATTTATTTTTCTTATCGGCCTTAGTTTCATCACCCAGTTTGTGATTCTTGATTCGTTCCGCTCTATAGAAAAGCAGCAGATGTCGGCAAACGTGGAAAGGGTCATTGCAAACCTGAACGATCAGGAAAAGATCGTTTCTGCCAATTGCAGGGACTGGGCAGGCCGGGATGATACGTATGCTTTTGCCGGGGCCGCGGGATCATCGGGGAATTCAAGTGCCTTTAACCAGCCACTTCTGCTGGGGACGCTCGATGTCGATTACCTGCTCATCTACAATACTTCCGGGGATCTCGTCTTTTCCGAAGGCGCCTTAAACCCGGATGGGACAGAAGAAGTCGTTCCGCAGCAGCTTGATGGAATTATCAAAGACAGTATTATTCCCGCGGGCGTCCCCGGAGGAGTATCAGGAAGGCACGGAGCATCCTTCCTGAATGGTGCCCCGGTCATTCTTGCCGGATATTCCATCAAGGGAAGCAACCAGTCTGCACCCTCGCGGGGAACCCTCGTGATGGTCCGGGTCCTCAACAGCAAGAGGATCGGGGATATGGAAAGTGTCCTCCAGATTCCGGCATTTACCTTAGCCCCGGCTTCATCCGGGGTCAGCTTTGGCACGTTCAGTGATACAGACCTGCAAAAGATGAAGAAAGGAGGAATCGTCAGCCAGCCGGTCAATAACAGCCTGATGGGCGGTACGGCAATGATCTCCGGTATCGAGGACAGGCCGACTTTCCTGGTGGTGCAGGTATTCACGGATCGCATGGTCTATTCGGACGTTCAGACGTCGATCCTGATCATTGCAGCATCCATTGTCGCCCTGAGCGCGATATTTATCATAGCAGTACAGTTTTTACTCCAGCGCTTCGTGCTCGGGCCACTCAGTGCTCTGGACAATGATATGCAGATTATCGGCAGGTCCGGTGATCTCTCGCGCCGCATCCCGGAAAAGGGCGACGAGGAGATCGTTTCGGTTACCCGGGCCTTTAACCAGATGCTTGCAGATCTTGAAGAAAACCAGGAGGAACTTTCTGTTGCACAGGATGAGCTTGCGCAGCATAACCGTAAGCTTGAGGAACTCAACCGGAAGGCCAACCTGTATCTTGATATTTACCTTGATGTGATAACCTACGAGATCCTGAATTCGATCATGGGCCTCCGGGGATATGCCGAGTACCTCACCGAGACTGCCGGGGAGAAGGAAAAACGGTTCCTCAAAAAGATTGTTGAGCTGGCCCAGAAGAGCAGCAATGTAATTCGAAACATCGAGACCATCAGCCGCATTTACAAGATGCAGCCCGGCGTCGTTGCAGTCAATCTTGAAGAGATCATAAGAAAAGAGGCCGCAACCCGCCCGGATATCCAAATCTCTGTTACGAATTGCAACCGCAGGGTACTCGCAAACGATATGCTCGGGGTCGTGTTTGACAACCTGTTTTCAAACAGCCTCAAATTCGGGGGAGCAGGCGTAGCCATAGAAATTTCCGCCACGGACAATGAACAGGGCGTGCTTGAGATATCCGTGGCCGACAACGGACCGGGAATCCCTGATGAGATGAAGCCGGGAATCTTTGATCGGTTTGCCAAGGATTCCAAGACCCGGAGCAGCTATGGCCTGGGGCTTCATATCGTTAAAATGCTCATGGACGGGTACGGCGGCCGGATTTGGGCAGACGACAGGATACACGGTGATCCCTCTTCGGGTGTTGCAATACGGTTTACCCTGAACCTTGCCGAGTGA
- a CDS encoding substrate-binding domain-containing protein: protein MYANMKRMNNEMAVSPIVATLVLIVVAVIGAVAVGTIMGTFSTSVAKQANTNQAGSASQNEILVAGSTTVDPITQAAGTLYTTENPGVKVVSQATASGAGVQAVGDGVADIGAVSEVVKPAWTNQFPNLKQYQIGEGAIVLITNKANPAMTAANLSTAANGQNFYNDLVGVYNPTTASSYTLNAPWTNGTGTNSFTVVYRADGSGTADSFFKNYLKLTSSPTSNANWSSLAVNGNPMMVQTVGNTAYSIGFADYGDAVANVIGTGTVTILPAWDPVQAKVQTLPNSFDTAFGTGTTANWNDLRNEAKYIYQTTVEGQTSTASQTWPSGLIRPLIYLTNGQPSSSVQEFINYVQADPIETVNGNHYGVFQATNNYAIADIS from the coding sequence ATGTACGCAAACATGAAACGCATGAACAATGAGATGGCAGTTTCACCGATTGTCGCAACGCTCGTCCTTATCGTCGTTGCAGTCATCGGCGCAGTTGCCGTAGGTACCATCATGGGTACCTTCTCAACCAGTGTAGCAAAGCAGGCGAACACAAACCAGGCAGGATCTGCCTCCCAGAACGAGATTCTCGTTGCAGGCTCAACCACCGTCGACCCGATCACCCAGGCAGCAGGGACGCTCTACACCACTGAAAACCCGGGCGTCAAGGTTGTCTCACAGGCAACCGCCAGCGGTGCAGGTGTCCAGGCAGTCGGTGACGGCGTCGCAGATATCGGCGCAGTCTCCGAAGTCGTCAAGCCCGCATGGACCAACCAGTTCCCGAACCTCAAGCAGTACCAGATCGGTGAGGGCGCAATTGTCCTCATTACCAACAAGGCAAACCCGGCCATGACAGCCGCCAATCTCAGCACCGCTGCTAATGGACAGAACTTCTACAACGATCTCGTAGGTGTATACAACCCAACCACAGCATCTTCTTACACCCTGAACGCTCCGTGGACAAACGGAACGGGAACCAATTCCTTTACCGTAGTCTACCGCGCTGACGGCTCGGGTACGGCAGACTCTTTCTTTAAGAACTACCTTAAACTTACCAGCTCGCCAACCTCAAACGCCAACTGGAGCAGCCTTGCAGTCAACGGTAACCCGATGATGGTTCAGACCGTTGGTAACACAGCCTATTCAATCGGATTCGCTGACTATGGCGACGCAGTAGCAAACGTTATTGGTACCGGTACTGTTACAATCCTTCCGGCATGGGATCCGGTACAAGCTAAGGTTCAGACCCTCCCCAACTCGTTCGACACTGCATTCGGCACGGGCACCACGGCAAACTGGAACGACCTTCGGAATGAAGCAAAGTACATCTACCAGACTACCGTTGAAGGACAGACCTCAACTGCATCGCAAACCTGGCCGTCTGGACTTATCCGCCCGCTCATTTACCTCACTAACGGACAGCCCAGCTCTTCAGTCCAGGAATTCATCAACTACGTCCAGGCAGACCCGATTGAAACCGTCAACGGTAACCACTACGGTGTCTTCCAGGCAACCAACAACTACGCTATCGCAGATATCTCCTAA
- the pstA gene encoding phosphate ABC transporter permease PstA: MTSYRREFTDKIIVILCLCASLVVVAMLFWIITMLFVSGLPSFSWYFITTPENAAGGMGNGIANAIVGTILISLSATIIAAPFGLGTAIYMRRYAEDNGITQAFRFLLEVLSGTPSIVIGIFGFLIFVIYMKQILGGFSLIAGAVALAILIMPVIERATEDAIDRVPPDLEEGSYALGASKWQTISGITIPTAFSGILTGFTLGFGRAAEESAVVILTAGYTQYMPEFGILSTTGSQGGVKVYPFQDMVATLPYTVYHSFQNPSLVKPSAGFAAAFVLVVIVFSINIAGKAFLSYGFGGCRTNDPSVFDALKKRLFPSPTASSTPISAGKPQDIPLPGKKSNFAETLKVGVGQIHSAHADSEMKKSGEPVIVSLTAPAISLGPPERVEPEPAPALDKAQISKAISFYEEDTPPGVPRKPDSHTKLQWRLRNPISSIRTRIRTWLQSVHLRRSKTASSPQPESVASPVVPQKEKTKSRFNLRDFLRPFLFTLIPFILVAGLLIVLAAVIPTLSPPGTGGVLDFVKSIVIAIVICAICAIIALFLLRRSAQILKMRKKNPLLGNRTGAIIAVIVGICLVLVGAFILSAHLFVPPVTTVSAAQEAGTSSAGVINTPIFSFNLQPQDLILLQKMNNPAFSINLQDGDLQIRIINQTITSMNMSLPATAGGTDSILAAGTGTTQDKSARLAAFLAQQNAGEENSVSSTATATPSPTVTLTPAPAAAAAQNQAVTGKYALDLGESYWYGDNSRPCLATVYNTSVLPFYFWWDMSWNRFVQQTPAQTGDVFLVIFIRIEDTGNMSALVPSADSFVVVNNGQTYTHNPYFDTSVLTQNEINYYSVHYDQLPYQWIREIGNQKRDYAFLTGFNVFGENTTAITTFTTNAPPSPGFDTNGQGYFIMPGRSNAIDGYLIYEVPSSVAADLKDTYVQVSFNSFSPAQWRLSK, encoded by the coding sequence ATGACGAGTTACCGCCGGGAGTTCACGGATAAAATCATCGTCATCCTTTGTCTTTGTGCCTCACTTGTAGTCGTTGCAATGCTCTTTTGGATTATCACAATGTTATTCGTCTCAGGTCTGCCGTCTTTTTCGTGGTATTTTATAACAACTCCCGAAAATGCAGCTGGCGGGATGGGGAATGGTATCGCAAATGCGATTGTCGGAACGATCCTGATCTCTCTATCAGCAACCATCATTGCTGCACCCTTTGGCCTTGGAACCGCTATCTACATGAGGCGGTATGCAGAGGATAACGGTATCACTCAGGCGTTCCGGTTTCTCCTAGAAGTACTTTCAGGAACCCCATCCATCGTTATCGGCATTTTCGGGTTTCTGATCTTTGTTATTTACATGAAACAGATCTTGGGTGGATTTTCCCTGATCGCAGGAGCGGTCGCACTGGCAATCCTGATCATGCCGGTCATCGAACGGGCAACTGAGGATGCAATCGACAGGGTTCCCCCGGATCTGGAAGAGGGAAGTTACGCGCTCGGGGCCAGCAAATGGCAGACTATCAGCGGAATTACTATCCCGACCGCATTCAGCGGGATTCTGACAGGATTTACGCTTGGATTTGGCCGCGCCGCAGAGGAGTCTGCCGTGGTGATCCTCACTGCCGGTTACACCCAATACATGCCGGAGTTTGGAATCCTTTCGACAACGGGTTCTCAGGGAGGGGTAAAAGTTTACCCCTTTCAGGATATGGTAGCAACCCTCCCCTATACCGTCTATCACTCTTTCCAGAATCCAAGCCTAGTCAAACCGTCAGCAGGATTTGCTGCGGCATTTGTCCTCGTTGTCATCGTCTTTTCCATCAACATCGCGGGAAAAGCCTTCCTCAGTTATGGTTTTGGAGGGTGCAGAACAAATGATCCCTCTGTTTTTGATGCTTTGAAAAAGAGGTTATTCCCATCACCGACAGCCAGCTCGACGCCGATCAGTGCAGGAAAACCACAGGATATCCCCCTCCCAGGGAAAAAGAGTAACTTCGCAGAGACCTTAAAAGTCGGCGTTGGACAGATCCATTCGGCACACGCTGATTCTGAAATGAAAAAATCCGGCGAACCGGTAATCGTCTCCCTGACCGCCCCGGCCATTTCTCTCGGCCCGCCGGAACGCGTTGAGCCGGAACCTGCCCCGGCATTGGATAAGGCCCAAATTAGTAAAGCTATCTCATTTTACGAAGAGGATACTCCTCCCGGAGTTCCCCGGAAGCCGGATTCCCATACGAAGTTGCAGTGGCGTCTGCGCAATCCCATTTCATCCATACGTACAAGGATCCGTACCTGGCTCCAGTCAGTCCACCTCAGGCGGAGCAAAACCGCCTCTTCCCCGCAACCAGAATCCGTGGCCTCCCCTGTCGTACCTCAAAAAGAAAAAACAAAATCCCGGTTTAACCTCCGCGATTTCCTCCGGCCATTCCTCTTCACCCTGATCCCTTTCATTCTCGTAGCCGGGCTCCTCATAGTTCTTGCCGCGGTGATCCCGACACTGAGCCCGCCCGGGACCGGAGGGGTACTGGATTTTGTCAAGTCAATTGTCATTGCAATCGTAATCTGTGCCATCTGCGCAATCATTGCCCTCTTCCTGCTCCGGAGAAGCGCCCAGATCCTCAAGATGCGGAAAAAAAATCCCCTTCTTGGGAACCGGACGGGTGCGATTATCGCCGTCATTGTTGGGATCTGCCTGGTACTTGTTGGTGCATTCATCCTCTCTGCCCATCTCTTTGTCCCTCCGGTCACCACTGTATCTGCTGCGCAGGAAGCCGGTACATCTTCAGCAGGAGTGATAAATACCCCCATATTCTCATTCAACCTCCAGCCGCAGGATCTTATCCTGCTGCAAAAAATGAATAATCCGGCCTTTTCCATTAACCTGCAGGACGGAGACCTCCAGATCAGGATCATAAATCAGACCATTACTTCGATGAACATGAGCCTGCCAGCCACCGCCGGAGGTACTGACAGCATCCTAGCAGCCGGAACCGGAACAACTCAAGACAAGAGTGCCCGCCTTGCTGCGTTCCTTGCCCAACAGAATGCCGGGGAAGAAAACTCCGTATCCTCCACAGCAACGGCCACCCCTTCACCGACAGTAACGCTAACCCCGGCACCGGCAGCCGCAGCAGCACAGAATCAGGCAGTCACAGGTAAGTATGCCCTCGATCTCGGCGAATCCTACTGGTACGGCGACAACAGCCGCCCGTGCCTTGCCACAGTGTATAACACAAGTGTCCTTCCCTTTTACTTCTGGTGGGATATGAGCTGGAACCGGTTTGTCCAGCAGACCCCGGCGCAGACCGGCGATGTGTTCCTGGTCATCTTCATCCGGATAGAGGATACAGGGAATATGAGTGCCCTGGTTCCCTCGGCCGACTCGTTTGTGGTGGTCAACAACGGCCAGACCTATACCCACAACCCCTACTTCGACACCTCTGTCCTCACTCAGAACGAGATCAACTATTATTCAGTGCACTATGACCAGCTGCCGTACCAGTGGATCCGCGAGATCGGAAACCAGAAGCGGGACTATGCCTTCCTGACCGGTTTCAACGTCTTTGGGGAGAATACCACCGCGATCACAACCTTTACCACAAATGCTCCCCCCAGCCCCGGTTTCGATACCAACGGCCAGGGGTATTTCATCATGCCCGGACGGAGCAATGCCATCGACGGGTACCTGATCTACGAAGTCCCGTCATCAGTCGCAGCGGATCTCAAGGATACCTATGTCCAGGTCTCCTTCAACAGTTTCAGCCCGGCACAATGGAGATTATCCAAATAA
- a CDS encoding exodeoxyribonuclease III, with the protein MPTILSWNVNGLRGCYDRKQFLPVFRHNPEIVCVQETKAPGEKLPERVRNLYGYHTFFSAVPAGSTAGVGLFTRHEPLSVQYGFGDPDFDNKGRVLMADYGRFVLLNIAFPLGIKPMGNLDNKLRFYDAFLLYIRSLCEQGRAVIVCGDFNVAHTDKDLYNPPKKPVRQVGISPDERGRIDQLIALGFTDTFRLFHAGPGYYTRWPFQNNSRERNFGWRIDYCFVSQALRPFVADATILHEIKGSDHCPVALELNLPETDMILPAPKAVS; encoded by the coding sequence ATGCCGACCATCCTTTCCTGGAACGTGAACGGCCTTCGCGGGTGCTATGACCGCAAGCAGTTCCTGCCGGTCTTCCGGCACAACCCGGAGATCGTCTGCGTCCAGGAGACCAAAGCCCCGGGGGAGAAACTCCCCGAACGAGTACGGAACCTGTACGGCTACCACACGTTTTTTTCTGCGGTTCCGGCGGGAAGCACGGCAGGGGTAGGGCTCTTTACCCGGCATGAACCCCTCTCGGTACAGTATGGCTTTGGCGATCCGGACTTTGATAATAAGGGCCGGGTCCTTATGGCGGATTACGGGAGATTCGTGCTGCTCAACATTGCCTTTCCCCTCGGGATAAAACCGATGGGAAACCTGGACAACAAACTGAGGTTCTACGATGCATTTCTCTTGTACATCCGTTCTCTCTGTGAACAGGGCCGGGCCGTGATCGTCTGCGGCGATTTCAACGTGGCGCACACCGACAAGGATCTCTATAATCCGCCAAAAAAACCGGTCCGCCAAGTGGGCATATCCCCGGATGAGCGTGGCAGGATCGACCAGCTGATCGCACTCGGGTTCACCGACACGTTCCGGCTCTTCCATGCGGGCCCCGGCTACTATACGCGCTGGCCGTTCCAGAACAATTCGAGGGAGCGCAACTTCGGCTGGCGGATCGATTACTGTTTCGTGAGCCAGGCATTGCGGCCGTTTGTGGCCGATGCCACGATCCTGCACGAGATCAAAGGATCGGATCACTGCCCGGTTGCACTGGAGCTCAACCTGCCGGAAACGGATATGATCCTTCCCGCCCCAAAAGCGGTATCATGA
- a CDS encoding DUF5658 family protein — translation MQCSKTLPSRLESIVRTLFPDEIAIDSEWLLFLTFLVIFDVLSTTLLLWKGAGAGAASEANPFMAFIVYRPLLHLGLKLLFALFTIIVANIMEHNYPGLGLRIVQVACIPYMLAFTVNLFWLMYSDQLLFIVHG, via the coding sequence ATGCAGTGCAGCAAGACCCTGCCCTCCCGTCTTGAGTCCATTGTTCGGACGCTATTTCCGGACGAAATCGCCATAGACAGCGAATGGCTGCTCTTCCTGACGTTTCTGGTTATCTTTGATGTTCTCTCCACGACCCTGCTTCTCTGGAAGGGTGCAGGTGCAGGGGCTGCGTCGGAAGCAAACCCCTTTATGGCGTTTATTGTCTACCGGCCCCTGCTCCACCTCGGCCTCAAACTGCTGTTTGCTCTCTTTACCATTATTGTCGCAAACATCATGGAACACAATTACCCGGGCCTTGGTCTCCGGATTGTCCAGGTTGCCTGCATCCCCTATATGCTTGCCTTCACGGTGAACCTGTTCTGGCTCATGTACTCAGACCAACTGCTGTTTATCGTGCACGGCTGA
- a CDS encoding RAD55 family ATPase — protein MAAVHGMDIFPQKSVILIEEETGLAKSVYAQYIAADAAGAGKEVCYVTIRSADDIKNDMTRMRILPAKGFFVEEEMHGTAPGTLLDAITLHGKGDMVIVDQFSLYFLDSPLAELREGISRISAAAKTGRVFLLLIDRGVLSERHEALMRAMADGVVQITTISEGDKLKRYLNIPKMQGAGLLEKMLPFTVSEEGFLIDTRERHG, from the coding sequence ATGGCAGCTGTACACGGCATGGATATTTTTCCACAGAAGAGCGTGATCCTGATCGAAGAAGAAACAGGGCTCGCAAAATCGGTCTATGCCCAGTATATTGCCGCTGATGCTGCAGGTGCCGGAAAAGAAGTGTGCTATGTCACGATCCGGTCAGCGGATGATATCAAAAATGATATGACCCGCATGCGTATCCTGCCGGCCAAAGGATTTTTCGTTGAGGAGGAGATGCATGGGACTGCTCCGGGTACTCTTCTGGATGCCATTACGCTTCATGGTAAGGGAGATATGGTGATCGTGGACCAGTTTTCCCTTTACTTCCTCGATTCGCCGCTTGCTGAGCTTCGCGAGGGGATCTCCCGCATCAGTGCTGCGGCAAAGACCGGGCGGGTCTTTCTCCTGCTCATAGATCGCGGCGTTCTCTCAGAGCGTCACGAAGCCCTGATGCGGGCAATGGCAGACGGAGTTGTACAGATTACCACGATTTCCGAAGGTGACAAGCTCAAACGCTATCTCAACATCCCCAAGATGCAGGGCGCCGGTCTCCTGGAAAAGATGCTTCCCTTCACGGTCAGCGAAGAGGGGTTCCTGATCGATACGCGGGAGCGGCACGGGTGA
- a CDS encoding response regulator, with amino-acid sequence MLKSPANPAEKRILIVEDEGLVAMTLEETLRRIGYLVVGIALSGEEAITLTGEQHPDVILMDIRLQGGMDGIEAAQKIKGQFGTPIIFLTAYSDDETIRRVVMTESSGYLVKPINTRELFAGIESALYKKRRFDRFMEQQATASRPVCPCGTPMIQAFSPEKGEMIAVGWVCPKCHHFVQGN; translated from the coding sequence ATGCTGAAAAGTCCTGCAAACCCTGCGGAAAAGAGAATCCTGATCGTGGAAGATGAAGGGCTGGTGGCCATGACCCTGGAAGAGACCCTCCGGCGGATCGGGTACTTGGTCGTAGGCATCGCGCTGAGTGGTGAGGAAGCAATCACCCTGACGGGGGAACAGCACCCGGACGTGATCCTGATGGATATCCGCCTGCAGGGCGGGATGGATGGGATCGAGGCGGCCCAGAAGATCAAGGGCCAGTTCGGGACGCCGATCATCTTTCTTACCGCGTACAGTGACGATGAGACCATCCGGCGCGTTGTTATGACTGAGTCAAGCGGGTACCTGGTCAAGCCCATCAATACCCGGGAACTTTTTGCCGGGATCGAGAGCGCCCTCTATAAGAAGCGCCGGTTCGATCGTTTCATGGAGCAGCAGGCAACCGCAAGCAGGCCGGTCTGCCCGTGCGGCACACCGATGATCCAGGCATTTTCCCCGGAGAAGGGAGAGATGATAGCAGTTGGCTGGGTCTGTCCAAAGTGTCATCACTTTGTGCAGGGGAACTGA
- a CDS encoding histidine kinase dimerization/phosphoacceptor domain -containing protein, which translates to MDDPMNPDPVQQGGINPFVQIPEDPKTMRLLIVLIAAATVIIGAISLSEGIGDLYPYLFLLPIVMTAYFFPRYGIAASVIMGLSLVLLNIIFLGNNLHVLSLACFTFAVFLGIGGIVTMLSENIAGLKKRYQDIFAMSEAGMIIFDRETGKITEANPSFLTPLGYTSPQSGIPLFSEFFERPEQYRELTGDVVATGRVTDRKYLLKTASGTLRQFQVSACVFFGQFILCTFADFTERRRYEDTLRQSLAEKEILIKEVHHRVKNNMQVIMSLLELNALKAENERERSQYAEMQGRVMTMALIHEKLYQSPVAGSINAQDYFSDLLKNIVSASATPGVRCVVKASGIFLDIDRAIPCGLIINELATNSLKYAFREIAKAELHLTLGEGGDGVCTLIFFDNGSGLPPTYRTAGEETLGIRLIHMLVRQLRGEILMTNHDGTHVRIQFPLSSHELESHTVSCDQIAEQTTISRWA; encoded by the coding sequence ATGGATGATCCGATGAATCCCGATCCGGTACAACAAGGCGGGATCAACCCGTTTGTGCAGATCCCCGAAGATCCCAAGACCATGCGCCTGCTGATTGTCCTTATTGCAGCGGCAACCGTTATTATCGGTGCCATCAGCCTTTCAGAGGGAATAGGGGACCTTTACCCGTACCTCTTCCTGCTGCCCATCGTAATGACCGCATATTTCTTCCCCCGGTACGGGATTGCGGCCTCCGTCATTATGGGACTTTCCCTGGTACTTCTCAATATTATCTTTCTGGGAAACAACCTGCACGTGCTCTCCCTTGCCTGCTTTACGTTTGCGGTATTTTTAGGCATCGGGGGAATCGTGACCATGCTCTCGGAGAATATTGCCGGGTTAAAAAAACGGTACCAGGATATATTTGCAATGTCCGAGGCAGGAATGATCATCTTTGACCGGGAGACCGGGAAAATTACCGAGGCAAACCCCAGTTTTCTTACGCCTCTTGGCTATACATCCCCCCAATCCGGCATTCCCCTGTTCAGCGAGTTCTTTGAGCGCCCGGAGCAGTACCGTGAACTCACCGGGGATGTGGTTGCAACAGGAAGGGTTACCGACAGGAAGTACCTGCTGAAAACTGCATCGGGGACCCTGCGCCAGTTCCAGGTGTCTGCATGCGTATTCTTCGGGCAATTCATCCTGTGCACATTTGCCGATTTTACGGAGCGCAGGAGGTACGAGGATACCCTGCGCCAGTCACTTGCCGAAAAAGAGATCCTAATCAAGGAAGTGCACCACCGGGTCAAGAACAACATGCAGGTGATCATGAGCCTGCTCGAGTTAAATGCCCTCAAGGCGGAAAACGAACGCGAACGATCGCAGTATGCCGAGATGCAGGGCAGGGTCATGACCATGGCGCTGATCCATGAAAAACTGTACCAGTCCCCGGTTGCCGGTTCGATCAATGCGCAGGATTACTTTTCAGACCTGTTAAAAAACATTGTTTCAGCTTCTGCAACACCGGGAGTACGCTGCGTGGTCAAGGCATCGGGAATATTTCTTGATATTGACCGGGCAATTCCCTGCGGCCTTATCATAAACGAACTGGCTACCAATTCGCTCAAATACGCGTTCCGGGAAATTGCCAAGGCAGAACTTCACCTGACCCTTGGAGAAGGAGGGGATGGCGTATGTACATTGATATTTTTTGATAACGGTTCCGGCCTTCCGCCAACGTACAGGACGGCCGGAGAGGAAACCCTGGGAATCCGGCTGATCCATATGCTGGTGCGGCAGCTCCGGGGAGAGATCCTCATGACAAACCATGATGGGACGCATGTCCGCATACAGTTCCCGCTCAGTTCTCACGAGCTTGAATCCCATACCGTTTCGTGCGATCAGATCGCAGAACAGACTACCATCTCGCGGTGGGCATAA